TCGCGCGCGGTGCGTGCGTTCGCTGAGCAAACTCGGCTACGACGAAACCTTCGACGTGGTGATCAACCTCGCGGGCGCGCCGGTCGCCGGGCCGCGCTGGAGTGCCAAGCGACAGGCGCAATTGATCGCCAGCCGGGTCAACACCACCGAGGCGCTAATGGCTTGGTTGAAAAACGCCAAGCACAAACCGGCATTGTGGATTCAGGCCTCGGCCATCGGCTATTACGGTGTGCGTGATGCCAGCGAAAGCCTGGATGAACAGGCGAGCAAGGGCGACGGCTTCATGGCCGAGTTGTGCGCGCGCTGGGAAGCCGCCGCGCGACCGGCAACCGAGTTCGGCGTGCGTCAGGTGGTGTTGCGCTTGGGCGTGGTGTTTGGCCCGGGCGGCGCGTTATTGCCATTGCTGATTCCGTTCCGTTCGGGTTTCGGCGGGCGCATGGGCGATGGCCAGCAGATCATGAGTTGGGTGCATCGCGACGATGTGATTCAAGTGATTGCACGGTCGTTCGATGACAACCATTTGAGCGGCACCTACAACCTCGTCGCGCCGGATGCGGTGAGCCAAGGTGTGTTTGCCGAGCGCGTCGGCAAAGCCCTGAAGCGCCCGGTGTGGTTTCACATTCCGGCGGCGCCAGTGCGAGTGTTGGCGGGTGAAATGGCCCAGTTGTTTTTCGACGGGCAGCGTGTGGTGCCAAGCCGATTGACCGAGGCCGGTTACACGTTTCGTTATCCGACACTCGACGCTGCCCTGCGCGATCTGGCCTGAGGACTGTTCATGAGCAAGCCGTTGATGTACCTGCTGGCCGGCAATGGCAGCGCCGCCGATTGGTGGGATGACGCGCTGCCGCATTTTCAGCGCTACCAGGTGCTGCCGCTTGAGTTGCCGGGCTTCGGCGACAATCCGCAGGCGCCGTGCGAAGACCTCGCCGATTACGCGCGAGCCTTGCTGGCGATGACGGTTGAGGGCAGCGCGATCATGGCGGTCGGGGTCAATGCGTTGTTGGTGCTGCATGCGCTGCAACGCAAGCCGGGGCATTTTTGTCGCAGTGTGTTGCTGGCGCCGGTCGGCGCGTTTTTGTGGCAACGACGGCTGCCGGCGCTGATGTCGCCGCGGCCGATCCGCAAGACCATTCATTGGTTGCTGTCGAATAAACCCGCTGTGTTCGCCCGCAAGTTCTCCAACCAGACCTGGACGCCCGCGCAGTATCAGCGCATGGGCGCCGGTTATGCGCGGTGTCGCGCGTTTGTGCCGCACTGGGACCTGGTGCGCGCCGACACCGCGCTGCCGCTACTGGAGTGGATCAGCGACCCGGTCGAGCTGGTTTGGGGTGATCAGGACAACGTGCTCGGCATTGCACAAGCTGCCGCATGGTCGGCGATTCTGGCGCGCGCAGACCTGACCATCAGCCTGAAAACCGGTTGGGGCCATTACCCGTGGATCGACGCGCCGGCCGAGTTCGCCGCGTGGCTGGAGTCGGGCGAGCGTGGATTCGTTGCGCACACCAAGGGTGGCCGTTTGCGCCTCGCCGAGCTGGCCGGGCAGGCAGTGCCGCCAGCGCTGTCGCTCAACGATTGTCATGAATCACGGTTGTCGGCATTTCTCGCCAGCCAACCGGATGCCACGTGGGCCGTGCGTTCTTCCAGTTACGGCGAAGATCAGGCCGATGCGGCGAATGCCGGGTTGAGCACCACGTTCCTGCGCGAACCGGCGGCCAATGTCGCTGCGCGCATCGTGGAATTGAGCGCGGCGGGCGTTGAGGAAGTGGTGGTGCAGCGGTTTATCACACCGCAGGTGTCCGGGATCGCTTTTGTTCGGCATCTGTCGGTCGAACTGGAGTGGGTTGAAGGTCATCTGGAGTCGCTGGCCGACGGGCACGTCAGCCCCGAGCGCGCGATCATTTCCCGTCTCGGTGAATCGTGGAGCAGCGACACATTCAAACCTTCCCATGGCCTGACGGCGGACGCGTTATGGCGCTTTCTGCAAGGCGTATTGCGGGTGTTTCATTACGTGCCCGGCGACGTCGAATGGGCCTGGGACGGCCAGCAACTCTGGCTGCTGCAATACCGGCCGATCAGCGACTACGGCTGGCGCCGGCACCTGACCGCCGCCAACATCGCCGAGATCCTGCCGCCGCAACCGAGTGTTTTTGTGGAGTACGCGCAACGACGTGCGGCAGCGAGTATTCCGGCAATCATGGCGCGTTGGGATTCGCGGGTGTTGCAGGATAACGAGCCGTTTACCGCAGTGTTTGGCGGCGCTTCGTACATCAACAACGACCTGTTTCTCGCGCGGCTGGCCGACTGGGGCATTTCCGCCAGCAGCTATGCCGGTGAGGTTGGCGGCGCAACACCGCATCTGCCGTGGCGGCCGCTGCGGATGGTGCGTTCGCTGCCGTTGTTCCTGCGCATGCAACGCATCGCGCGCGGGCATTTGCTGACGCTGGAAAGGGGGTTGCAGCGCTTCGATCAGGAGCTCTCCGAACTCATCGCCCAAGGGGCCGGCGGCCAACATCTGGCCGACTGGTTCACCCGGTTCTACGTGTTCGTAGTGCAAGGCAATCTGTGCATCGCCACGGCGTTGGCCAGCAGTGGCGGCGACCTGCTCGGTCGGCCGCCGACCGCCTATGACGATCTCGAAAACAGCCCGCATCGGCTGCCATGGGAAACCGACCCGGCCACGCCACGCCCAGCACCGACCGATCTGCCGTTGCAGGCCTTCCCGCAATGGTCGGGGCTTATCCGTGTCGCTCACTCCACCGGCCTGCCGGGGCTGCGCGGTTACTACCTGCAAGTGCGCGAATGGTATCGCGACAACCTGATGCGGGTGTTCTTCCGCCTGCACCACGCCATGCCGATGGCCGACCGGGCCCACTGGTTCGCGCCGCATCCCGACATTCGCAGCCGCAACGGCAGCTTCTGGCAGGACGGCCGCGAGGGCACCGAGCAGGCGACGGGTTTCATGATTTATCCGGGCCAGGTGCAGGGCATTTTGGGCGACGACATTTTGATCGAGGACACCTTGGACCCCGGACGCCACGCGCACTATCAAGCCGCGCGGGCGGTGATTGCGCGCATGGGCGGGCGCTTGTCCCACGGCTCGACCTTGTTGCGGGAACTGCGCAAACCCTCGGCGGTGCTGCCGCAGGTTGATGTGGCTTGGGTGGGGTGTGAGGTGTTGTATCGGGATGGTGAACTGACGTTGGTGAAGTAATTTTTTGATGAAAAGGAATTCTTTTGTGGCGGGTTTGATGCGTGTGTGTCTGGCGTGGTTGGCGCTGGCGTTGTCGTCGGCTGCATTTGCGGCGGAGCCGGAGGCGGCGCAGTGCCCAAGCACCGATTTTGCGGAGTTCATATCCGCGGTTACGACGAATGTAGACACGCGGCCAGCCTTTGTCGCTTCGCCGGTAATGGAGTTGTCAGTGGTTTCCACCGGGTCGAAACCTCGGGTGGTGCAACGCCAAGTGCCGATGCTGAGCCCGCGATCGTTGGTTGAGCTGTCTGCGGATTACATCGCCAAATCCGGGCTGAGCTTGCAGGTTCAGTTGCCCAACTATGTGTTCGTCCGCGACCGCAAAGGCGAAGTGTTGAAGGTCTTCACGTTCAAGTTCGGCGACTGCTGGAAATTGGTGCGGGTCGAAGACTGGTCACTGGAAAAAGTGCTGTCCGCGCAACAAGGGGAACTGCGCGCTGCGCCGGGTGCCCGTGCCCTCAAGCGAGGCGCGCTGTATGACGCGCTGACGAACGAGTCGGGGTATCCGGCCGATGTGCAATTGTATGTTTCGTCCCTGGACAGTTACCTGGACGGTGCCGCCCAAGGTAACGACCAGGCTGCCTATGCGGCCGCGTCAGTCAGCCTTTCGGGACAGGCGCCGCGTCTGGACAACAGCAAAATCCTCGAACTTTATATTCAAGGTTCCCGAACACTCGCGCAGGCCAGCCATGCGCTGTCCGGGTTTTATTGTGACGAAGGCGAGTATGGCGACCCGCGCCCCTGCGCCGACCCGGCAAAATCCCTGGCGGCGCTGAAAAGGTCCGCTTCGCAAGGTGCGCCCTATGCGCTCAACGACCTCGGCAGCGCCTTTCAGCGGGGCACGCTGGGCATTCAGGATTCGCAACGGGCGCTGGCCTGTTACCTGGCGGCGGCAAACAAGGGACAGGAAGGTTCGCGCACCAACGCGGAACAACTGATTGCTCAGGGCATAACGGTCGACACGGCCAAGCCGTGCCTGGCGCAAGAACCTGCTGAGGAACCCCAGGCATTAGCCTGTCCGTCGAAGAATCTCGAGGCGTTTTTAGCCGATTTCCTGGAAAGCACGGCCATTCAAAAAGCCTTTACCCGTGTCCCGATGAAGAAGCAGATCACAGTGGACGCCGAGCCTGAGCCGAAGCAGGTCAGTACGTTGCTGGATCGCAGCGAACTGGTATTCCCGCTGATCCCTGAGGCGAAGACGCGTGAGACGCAAGGGCTGACGCTAGAGGTCGTGGACAAGCGCGACACGTCGGCGACGGTGAAACTGCAAAAACCGGATACGGGTTATCAGGTTATTTACCGGTTCAGTTTTGATGGGTGTTGGGGACTGGACGAAGTGCAGGATTTTTCGATTTGAATGCCGGGGTTATTTCAAAGGATTTGAAGTGAAGAGATTGCTGCTGTTGGTCATTAGCGTGCTGCCGTTGGCGGCTCACTGCGAGGTTGTGTCGGAGAATCTTTGTTTTGAAAGGGGTGAGGGGAGTCCGGTGAAATTCGAGCTTCGGACTTACTACGACGAAACGAACAAATGGCACGGTGGGTTTGTTAAGTACGCATCCTCCGGTGTGGCGATTCCTCTGGTTTTAACCGACCACCAAGCAGAGGAAGTGAGCCCGGATATGCCTTGGCTGGCCACCACCACGTGGACCGAGGTGTCTCACGGTAAGGTGTCCGGCGAGTACGAAATGGTGAGTCAGGGCGTAACAGTCCTTTCCATGACTTACACGAAGAAATCGAATGGTAGGCAGTCCGACTTTTCTCACAACTGGAGTATCGATTTTTCTCCGGAGAAAGGATGCCAATGGGAACAGTGAATTTATTCAGGAGTTACCACATGAAAGGACTGCCGATTTAGTACCTTGAGGATTTGTTCGATGATTCAGCGTTTATTCGTGGGCAGCGTTTCGGCGTTGTTCACACTGGCGGTTTTTGCCGCTCCACCGGATGCCTACACCCAACGCGATGTCTTGCAATGCGGTGGCGACGAAGTGGCATTGGTTTCATCTTGCCGGTCGGTGAGGGTGCAGGACGATCAAGAACACCAGCTCCCGGTGTGCTCCAACCAGACCATCACTTTCAACGGCAAGGAGCTAAAGCGCAAACTTAAGCGGGTTTCCCAATTGACCATGGACGGCGCAAGCACACCGATGGTGGTCACTCTTGTAAGTGCGATGGGTTGCCTCAAAGGGACAAAGGGCAGTCTGGTCGCCATTGGTGGCCATTCTGGTTGTGACGTTTGCAAGCAGTGGTTTGGCTATTACTCAACGGCCGGCGAATTGGAGATGTTTACCTATGGCGATTCTTACCAGTCGTTTGGCGCGAAGGGCTCTAAAGGCTCATCTGAAGCATTGATGGAAGCCTACGGCGTGACTGCGAAAGACCTTCGCGGGGAAAGCCCGGAGATAAAAAAGATTACTTATGGGCAGCCTTGATCTGGCTGGGCGCAAGGGTATGGACTAGTCAAAACAAGGGAGTTGTCTTTGAAAAAGTTATTGATGCTGATGTGGCTAGCCTTCCCCGCATTCGCTCACAGCGAAGTGGAAACGGAAATTGACTGTTTTCAATCCTTGGAAGGCAAGGACATAAAGCTGGATTTCAGGATCTACCGTGACGAGGCCGCCAAGTGGAGCGGGGCGGGCGCCAGGTATGGGACGTCCAAAGAGTCGATCCCGTTGGTATTCAAAAGTACCGAGCAAGAAGAAATGGCCGAGGGCCGGCCTTTTCAGTTCACCACCACATGGGTGGAAGTCGTCGGCGGCGCAGTCACGGGTGAATACGTCATGGTTCGCCAAGGTGCGTTGATTTACGGCATGTCCTACACCAATGCCAAAACCAAGAAACGGTTTGAGTTTGATCATCACCCCTTGATTGAGACTTCTGCTGAGAAGGGGTGTCAGTGGTGAAACTGTTTACCTTGAAGATTTCAATGTTCCTGATGGCGCTATTGAGCTTTGGCGCGGGTGCCACTGAGTTGGTTTTTCCCCACGCCACGATCTGTGAGTATTACGGCAAGGCCCCCGGCAGTTGTTCAGTTGCCTTGAGTGCAGACGGCTACATTTTAGATGCCCGCTCAGGAAAGAAACTGTTCGACGGGCCCGAATATACAGGCGCCATGTTTACCAACGCGCTGTACCGATCCGGCAGCCGTTACATTCTGGAGAGTGAAAATTACTCTTCTGCCAAAACCCGTCGTTGGGTGGACTTCAGTTATGACGGTAAAGACATTGTCCTGAACCATATCTATATTTTTTCTTTGAATATCTCGATGCAAGTGGGTCCGTACTGGCATGGCTATGACTGTCGTCCGGTCAACGCGAAGCTGAGCTTCCCGGCAGGGCAGGGGCTCCTGGAATCCTCACTCGATGCTGTTTGCAAGGACGTTGAATCCTACGCCCCATCAGTAGCGGATGGCGCACCCGAGTCGTTGGCGGCCGGTACGTTGGCGGTTAGCGTTCCGGTATACAACGACGGGCAACAAAATGGTTCTGCGACTTATCTGTTTGAGGGCACTGATCAACCTGAATTGTTGAAGTTGGCGTGTTATTCCGGCTGCGAGTCAACTTCGAAAAAAACGGCCTCCCTGGATAAGGGAGAAGTCGCGCAACGAAGTACCGCAGCCACCCAGACAACCGTCATCAAAAAACTATCGGCCAGCTTATTAGGCGATGCATCCCGGCAAAAAGTGTCTGTGCTGTCCGGCGCCACCGGGGCAGACTTCCGCCGCCTGCAGATCACACGCGAACACGGCACCGGCGACGACATCCTGCTGGATACCTCCAAGGCGTTGCCGTTGGTCAAGAGCCAATACTCGACGGCCATGAACGATGTCTTCAGTGTCAACATCATCAACAACCCGGCAGGCGTGCTTAATGTGATCGATATGCAGGGTGAGCCTGTGTCGGTCAAACAGTCTTCTGCCGAAGCCGGGAGCGCCCTTGTACTGGTCAGCAGCGAAGAAGATAACGCCGTTTATAACTTCAACTTGGTGTTTCGCTACAACAAAAGCTCCAGACAATTTGAGCTGAAAAACGTGTTGCAGGTAACGAACAACGACGCCTGTGATCACTCGATTGTCGGTGTTCGAGAAATGCCTCTAGGAATGATCGGCGAAAAGTCATTGGCGTCTTTCGAGGGGCGCAAGGTGTTTGAGCAGCTGTCTGACTTGCACCCTAAGTCTGCCGACTACAAGAAGTTGATGATGACTGACGTCGCGGAAAAGCTCGACAAGGCGTTGGCGCTGTATCGAAAAGGGCAGACCGAGGCGGTCCGGGAGTTGATGGGAAGCTTCCTGATGTACAACAACGCAGGCCAATGCGATCCAGAAGGCTACATCGCTTCAAAGTATGATTTTCCTCAGCTACCCGGCTGGTCTAACGACTTGGGGTTCCTATTGGGTGAAACCGGTTATTACCAAGAATCCATCGAGTTGTTGAACGCGGTGATTGCCCGAAATCCCAACCGGACCGTGGCCTATCTGAACCTCGCGGACAGTTACTGGGGACTGAAGGATAAAGTGCGGGCGGCACAGGCTTACAAGCAGTACGCCTCGTTGATGACTGACGCGCGTAAGGCGTCGAAGATTCCTGCGCGAGTGACTGAGCGCAGTGATGGAGTAGTTGAGTGATGTGGGGATACACAAAGGTATTAGCCGGTATTGCCTTAGCGACGTTCATATCTCCGGTTTTCGCTCAACCGTCCTGTCAGCCCGACAGTTTTGAGAATCCCGACCTGCTGATTTGCAGTCAGGAAACCTTCGACCGACTCGATTCATCGCTAAATGATCAATACAAAAAAGCGTTGGCCAGTCTTTCCCCGGACGACAGGAAACTGTTGGTAGATGTGCAGCGCAGTTGGGTGAAATTCAAGGAAGAGTATTGCCAAGAGCTTTATCAACATGCCGGTACTGGTGAGGATCCTGCACTCAAAAAATGGTCCTGTTTACTGCACACCACCAATGGACGATTGAGCGAGTTGATGTATCTGCAGACAGGGATGACCAACGATGGTTTCTACAATGCGATGCAGGCGATGGTGGGCAAGAATCAAGCTATGACGTTGGGCGCGGCGGCTGATCGCTTGGGAGGAGAGGCATTGGTTGACCCGGTCTGGCAGCACTACGTGGATGGCCATTGTGAAATGGCCTTCAGCTTATTCCGCGAAGACCTGGAGTACTGCGGGCAGCGAATGCGCTTTCAGTTGCCGATCTATCGCTGATTAGTCAGTCGGAAATCGTGACTTGGCAGTCATTTACGCCAAAAAGTGCTACATCTTCTTCCAACACAACCCGATAGTGTCGTTATCCGCCGAAGCCGCTACACTGCGCCCGCCGTTCATTTCCTTTTGAGGCTGCACGCATGAAATTTCGTTTTCTTCTGTGGATGCTGGGTTTGTTGATGGGTAAGGCCAGTCGGACTAATCCTGCGTTTCAGCAGCAGTTGGGTGACAAGGAGTTGGTGTTCCAGCTACAGACCCTGGACGGGAAAGTGGCGCGGCACTTCCTGGTGAAGAACCAGCGCATTACCAGCAAGTCCGGCATGTATGCCGAGCCGGCGTTTGCGATTGCTTTTAAAGACGCGGCGTATGGCTTTGCGACGATGCAGGCAAAGAACAAGCAGTTGGCGTTTATGACGGGGATTCAGGACAAGTCTATTCAGATCAAGGGCAACCCGGCGCTGGTGATCTGGTTCCAGGGTTTGACCAAGTATTTGAAGCCGCGCAAGGCGAAGCCTAAAGCCAAGGCTTGAGGTTGATGATTAACCTTGTGGCGAGGGGACTTGTCCCCGTTGGGCTGCGAAGCGGCCCTGAAACCTGAAACACCGGTTTTATCTGACACCCCTCTTTGAGTGGTTTTGCGACTGCTGCGCAGTCGAACGGGGACAAGTCCCCTCGCCACAGGGGTTGGGGTGTTTCAGGCAGATCGGCGGGGGATTCTTCGCGGGCAAGCCTTGCTCCTACAGGAGCGAGGCTTGCCCGCGAATGCTTTCAGCCCTGCGAGAACTGCGAGGCGAGTTCGCGCAGCAGCACTTCGGCTTCGAGGACTTTGCTGACCACGTCGTTGGCTTTCTCGCGGCTCAGGCCGACGCGCTCCAGCAGCGCATCCGGGATGTCTTCATCTGGTCCCGAGCCGACTCCGCGGCTGCGTAGCAAGCGCACGGCCAGGCACACCAGATTCGGGTATTCGGCATAGGCGCCGTCATACGCCGGGTCGTGCTGGAAGCGCAGCGCCGTGGCCAGCTCATCGGGCATGTCCCAATAACGCATCAACCACGAGCCAATCTGTTCGCGACTGATGCCCAGCAAATGTTGCTCGACATAGCTGTGGCACAGGTGCGGGTTGACCTCGAGGTGACGGCAGATCAGCGAAAAGTGCGGCGGGAACACGTGCGCCAGCAGCAAGTAACCGAAGTTGTGCAGCAGGCCGGCGAGGTAGGTCAGGCCGGCTTCGGGGCGCTGGGCGCGCGGCATGGCGCGGGTCAGGCCTTCGATGACGGCGGCGGTATAGATCGATTGCTGCCAGTACGGCGTGGTGTGTTGCGGATGATCCTTGGGCAGGCTCAGGGTTTTGCCGAGGGCCAGACCCAGCGCCAGGTTGATCACCAGATCAAAACCGAGCACGCGGACGATCGCGTCTTCCACCGAACGAATCTTGCCCGGCGAAGCGTAATACGGCGACGCCGCCCAACTCACCACTTGCGCGGCCAGCGCCGGATCGGTTTCGACCACGCCAGTGATGTCATCAATCGTCGCGTTGGGATCGACGCGCAGTTTGATGATTTTCTGTGCGGTTTCGGCCAGCGGGGGAATCTCGATGGTTGCTTCCAGACGTTGCTGGATGCGCCGCGCGGTGAATGCCTGAACGGCCTGGGTGATTTCCTCGCGGTCATCGTCCGGGCGGTCGAGGTTGGGGCGGATGCTGGTCAGGTTCTCGCCGAAATTGGCGGCGCTGGCCTTGGTCAACATCGTCTTGAACGCGTCGCTGGTGATTTCCAGCAGCACGTTCGGCTCGCCCGAGTTGATCAGCAACTTCGGCTCGCGCAGCAGACTTTCTTCGTACAGACACGGTGAGCTGGTCAGCGCCGGCAGGCCCGGCAGCAAGCTCAGGTTGTGCTTGCCGAGCATCTTTTCCAGGCGCTCGGTGGACACCGCGGTCAGGCGCCGGCCAGTCAATTCGGCGAGGCGATTGAGGTCCAGCAATTGGCTTTGCGGGAACAGCACCATGAGCGCGCCGACGGCATCGTCGAGCAACACTGCCTGCACTTTACGCGCGGCGTTGAGGCCGTGGTGGTCGATGACTTCTTCGTAGGCGATGCCCAGTTTGCCGAGCAGCATCCGAATAACAGACGGGGCGTGCGGGGCTTCGGGAACGAGAGCAGCTTCGGTCATGGTCTGTGTCCGTTTTCAAACAATTGCAGGAGTATAACCAGCTTGCCCGGCGCGAGTGTCCGGAAACTGCGACGGTGCTCACACTTGTCCGTATTGCTGCCCATGACGCAACCAGCGATCGAGCAACGGGCTGACATGATCGGGCCAGCGCTCAAGCAATGCCTGCGCCGCATCGCGCACGGCGGGCAACAAATCAGCGTCACGCATCAGGTCCGCAACCTTGAATTGCAGCAGGCCGGTCTGGCGAGTGCCGAGCATTTCGCCGGGGCCGCGCAGTTCGAGGTCTTTTTCGGCGATGACAAAACCGTCGTTGGTTTCGCGCATGATGCCCAGGCGCTGACGGCCGATTTGCGACAGCGGCGGATGGTAGAGCAGCACGCAATGACTGGCGGCGCTGCCCCGACCGACACGGCCACGCAATTGGTGCAGTTGCGCGAGGCCGAGGCGTTCGGGGTTTTCGATGATCATCAGGCTGGCGTTGGGCACGTCGACGCCGACTTCGATCACCGTGGTCGCGACCAGCAGTTGCAGGTTGCCAGCCTTGAATTCGGCCATCACCGCGGCTTTCTCCACAGGCTTCATGCGCCCGTGGATCAGCCCGACCTTCAACTCACCGAGCGCGGCGGTGAGGTCTTCAAAGGTGGTTTCGGCGGCCTGGCAGGTCAGCTCTTCGGATTCTTCGATCAGCGTGCACACCCAATACGCCTGACGCCCTTCGGCACAGGCGCCGCGCACGCGTTCGATGACTTCGACGCGCCGCGTGTCGGTGACCAGCACGGTGTTGACCGGGGTGCGGCCGGGCGGCAGTTCGTCGAGGATCGAGGTGTCGAGGTCGGCGTAAGCGCTCATGGCCAGCGTCCGTGGGATCGGCGTTGCGGTCATGATCAATTGGTGTGGGCACATGCGCCCGCCAACGCCTTTCTGTCGCAGCGCCAGACGTTGCTGGACGCCAAATCGGTGCTGCTCGTCGATGATCGCCAGTGCGAGGTTCTTGAACCGCACTTCTTCCTGAAACAGCGCGTGAGTGCCGACCACCATGGGCGCGCCGTTGGCGATCTGCTCCAGCGCGGCGACGCGATTCTTGCCTTTGAGCTTGCCGGCCAGCCACGCGACCTCGATGCCCAGCGGTTCGAGCCAGCGCTTGAAGGTGATGAAGTGCTGCTCGGCGAGGATCTCGGTCGGCGCCATCAGCGCGACTTGATAACCGGCCTCCAGCGCTTGCAGGGCGGCGAGGGCGGCGACCACGGTTTTACCCGCGCCGACATCGCCCTGAATCAGCCGCAGCATCGGCTCGTGCTGACTGAGGTCGTAGGCGATTTCGTTACCGACCCGCTGCTGCGCGCCCGTCGGCGTGAAGCCGAGATTGGCCAGGTATTTGGCTGGCAACCGGGTGGCTTTCGGCATAGCTGGCGCGCGCAGTGAACGCATGCTTTCGCGCAGGCGCTGCTGGGACAGTTGATGCGTGAGCAGTTCTTCGAACGCCAAACGGTGCTGCGCCCAGTGATGACCGATGGCGAGTTCATCGACGTCGGCGTCGGCGGGCGGGTGATGCAGGTAGCGGATTGCGTCGGCCAGCGGCGCCAGTTGATAGTCGCGCGCCAATTCGGTCGGCAGCCAGTCGGGCAAGCTGGTCGGGCCGAGCAGGGTCAGGGTTTGCATGCACAGTTGGCGCAAACGCTGTTGGGTCAGGCCTTCGGTGAGCGGGTAGACCGGCGTCAGTGTTTCATCCACGGGCGGCGGTTCGTCGCCGGTGATGGCGCGGTATTCCGGGTGGTAGATTTCCAGCCCCGACGCGCCGGGCCGCGCTTCGCCGTAACAGCGAATCCGCGTGCCACGCTTGAGGCCTTCTTTCTGCGCGTTGCTGAAATGGTAGAAGCGCAGGCTGAGGCCGCCGGTGCCGTCCTGTATCCGCACGACCAGACTGCGGCGCCGGCCCATGACCACGTCGGCGCCGCTGACGGTGCCTTCGACCACGGCATCCTGGCCGGGGCGCAAATGACCGATCGGGACCACGCGTGTGCGGTCCTGATAACGCAGCGGCAAGTGAAACAGCACGTCCTGGAGATTCTCCAGGCCGACCTTGGCCAATTTCTCGGCCATGGCTTCACCGACACCCTTGAGTGCGGTCACCGACACTTGCGACAACTCGGTCATGGCTGCGACTTAACCGGCTACCACCGGCGCTTGTGGCTTGGCCACCGAGCACAGGCGAATGGAGTCAGCGAGGATTTCGATGGCTTTCGGACGCGGGAAACTCGCGCGCCAGGCAATCGCCACGGTACGGAACGGCACTGGCGGCGTCAGTGGGCGCACGGCAATCACGCCCGGCGCGTAATGGTGGCTGTCGACCGCCGACAGCGGCAGGATCGAAATGCCGAGACCGGATGCAACCATGTGGCGGATGGTTTCCAGCGAGCTGGATTCGACCGTGGTGTGCTTGGCGCCGTCATTGCCCTTGCCCAGCGTCGGGCAGGCTTCCAGCACTTGATCGCGGAAGCAGTGGCCTTCGCCGAGCAGCAGCAGACTCTTGTCGTTGAGCAGGGCGGCGTCGATCGATTGTTTTTTGGTCCACGGATGTTGCGCCGGCATCAGCACGTAGAACGGCTCGTCGTAGAGCGGCAGGGTCAACACATCGGCTTCGTTGAACGGCAGGGCGATGATGATCGCGTCGAGCTCGCCGTTGCGCAGTTTGTCGCGCAGCACGTGGGTGAAGTTTTCTTCGATGTACAACGGCATCTGCGGGGCGACCCGGTGCAGTTGTGGGATCAGGTGCGGAAACAGGTACGGGCCAACGGTGTAGATCGCGCCGACTTTCAGCGGTGCGGTCAGCTGGTTTTTCCCAGCCTGGGCCAGCTCGCGGATGCCTTGCGCCTGTTCGAGGACTTTTTGCGCCTGGGCGACGATGCCTTCGCCGACCGGGGTCAGGCGCACGGCGCTCTTGCTGCGCTCGAAAATCAGCACACCGAGTTCGTCTTCAAGCTTTTTCAC
The window above is part of the Pseudomonas prosekii genome. Proteins encoded here:
- a CDS encoding PEP-utilizing enzyme gives rise to the protein MSKPLMYLLAGNGSAADWWDDALPHFQRYQVLPLELPGFGDNPQAPCEDLADYARALLAMTVEGSAIMAVGVNALLVLHALQRKPGHFCRSVLLAPVGAFLWQRRLPALMSPRPIRKTIHWLLSNKPAVFARKFSNQTWTPAQYQRMGAGYARCRAFVPHWDLVRADTALPLLEWISDPVELVWGDQDNVLGIAQAAAWSAILARADLTISLKTGWGHYPWIDAPAEFAAWLESGERGFVAHTKGGRLRLAELAGQAVPPALSLNDCHESRLSAFLASQPDATWAVRSSSYGEDQADAANAGLSTTFLREPAANVAARIVELSAAGVEEVVVQRFITPQVSGIAFVRHLSVELEWVEGHLESLADGHVSPERAIISRLGESWSSDTFKPSHGLTADALWRFLQGVLRVFHYVPGDVEWAWDGQQLWLLQYRPISDYGWRRHLTAANIAEILPPQPSVFVEYAQRRAAASIPAIMARWDSRVLQDNEPFTAVFGGASYINNDLFLARLADWGISASSYAGEVGGATPHLPWRPLRMVRSLPLFLRMQRIARGHLLTLERGLQRFDQELSELIAQGAGGQHLADWFTRFYVFVVQGNLCIATALASSGGDLLGRPPTAYDDLENSPHRLPWETDPATPRPAPTDLPLQAFPQWSGLIRVAHSTGLPGLRGYYLQVREWYRDNLMRVFFRLHHAMPMADRAHWFAPHPDIRSRNGSFWQDGREGTEQATGFMIYPGQVQGILGDDILIEDTLDPGRHAHYQAARAVIARMGGRLSHGSTLLRELRKPSAVLPQVDVAWVGCEVLYRDGELTLVK
- a CDS encoding tetratricopeptide repeat protein; translation: MAGLMRVCLAWLALALSSAAFAAEPEAAQCPSTDFAEFISAVTTNVDTRPAFVASPVMELSVVSTGSKPRVVQRQVPMLSPRSLVELSADYIAKSGLSLQVQLPNYVFVRDRKGEVLKVFTFKFGDCWKLVRVEDWSLEKVLSAQQGELRAAPGARALKRGALYDALTNESGYPADVQLYVSSLDSYLDGAAQGNDQAAYAAASVSLSGQAPRLDNSKILELYIQGSRTLAQASHALSGFYCDEGEYGDPRPCADPAKSLAALKRSASQGAPYALNDLGSAFQRGTLGIQDSQRALACYLAAANKGQEGSRTNAEQLIAQGITVDTAKPCLAQEPAEEPQALACPSKNLEAFLADFLESTAIQKAFTRVPMKKQITVDAEPEPKQVSTLLDRSELVFPLIPEAKTRETQGLTLEVVDKRDTSATVKLQKPDTGYQVIYRFSFDGCWGLDEVQDFSI
- a CDS encoding TIGR01777 family oxidoreductase, which translates into the protein MADFSLLDWAVALLIAQAILGALDTIYHHELTVALPYRHSARLELSIHAMRSCFYGILFLGMAHLAFQGTWAIVIALLFALEICLTLWDFVVEDRSRKLPAIERIMHTVLAVNGGAFFALYGVQLAQWASLPTGLSAIDFGWRGWLLTLFAVGVTASGIRDGLAAWRMQREGKPSNPFAGGSYKRVLVTGGTGFIGEVLVNQLLDAGHTVSVLARDPLKAAYLFDGRARCVRSLSKLGYDETFDVVINLAGAPVAGPRWSAKRQAQLIASRVNTTEALMAWLKNAKHKPALWIQASAIGYYGVRDASESLDEQASKGDGFMAELCARWEAAARPATEFGVRQVVLRLGVVFGPGGALLPLLIPFRSGFGGRMGDGQQIMSWVHRDDVIQVIARSFDDNHLSGTYNLVAPDAVSQGVFAERVGKALKRPVWFHIPAAPVRVLAGEMAQLFFDGQRVVPSRLTEAGYTFRYPTLDAALRDLA
- a CDS encoding tetratricopeptide repeat protein, which produces MKLFTLKISMFLMALLSFGAGATELVFPHATICEYYGKAPGSCSVALSADGYILDARSGKKLFDGPEYTGAMFTNALYRSGSRYILESENYSSAKTRRWVDFSYDGKDIVLNHIYIFSLNISMQVGPYWHGYDCRPVNAKLSFPAGQGLLESSLDAVCKDVESYAPSVADGAPESLAAGTLAVSVPVYNDGQQNGSATYLFEGTDQPELLKLACYSGCESTSKKTASLDKGEVAQRSTAATQTTVIKKLSASLLGDASRQKVSVLSGATGADFRRLQITREHGTGDDILLDTSKALPLVKSQYSTAMNDVFSVNIINNPAGVLNVIDMQGEPVSVKQSSAEAGSALVLVSSEEDNAVYNFNLVFRYNKSSRQFELKNVLQVTNNDACDHSIVGVREMPLGMIGEKSLASFEGRKVFEQLSDLHPKSADYKKLMMTDVAEKLDKALALYRKGQTEAVRELMGSFLMYNNAGQCDPEGYIASKYDFPQLPGWSNDLGFLLGETGYYQESIELLNAVIARNPNRTVAYLNLADSYWGLKDKVRAAQAYKQYASLMTDARKASKIPARVTERSDGVVE